One genomic region from Cellulomonas fengjieae encodes:
- a CDS encoding aldose 1-epimerase family protein, with protein MSTTLTTPLPTGRQHVLELGAQRAVVTAVGASLREYVVDGRDVVLPFDETEIPPAFSGAVLAPWPNRLRDGTYGYEGTTYEVPLTEPSRQTALHGLVAHTTFETLSADATTVVLEHVVVPTHGYPWPVRLQVTYELTAGGLRVTAEATNLGTTTAPYGIGFHPWLSPGDGSVDDCTLQVDAARHVTIDDRMLPTGTERVSGDYDLRSPRPLAGLALDDAWIDLDRDADGLSWIRLGGSDGRTVAMWADGAARAWQVCTGDTVALIQRRGVAAEPMTCIADAFRTGNDLVQLAPGATHVITWGLTLV; from the coding sequence GTGTCCACGACCCTCACCACACCCCTGCCGACCGGCCGCCAGCACGTCCTCGAGCTCGGTGCGCAGCGCGCCGTCGTAACCGCCGTCGGCGCGAGCCTGCGCGAGTACGTCGTCGACGGCCGCGACGTCGTCCTGCCGTTCGACGAGACGGAGATCCCGCCGGCGTTCTCCGGGGCGGTCCTGGCACCGTGGCCCAACCGGCTGCGCGACGGGACGTACGGCTACGAGGGCACCACGTACGAGGTCCCGCTGACCGAGCCGTCGCGGCAGACCGCTCTGCACGGGCTGGTCGCCCACACGACCTTCGAGACGCTCAGCGCCGACGCCACGACGGTGGTGCTGGAGCACGTCGTCGTCCCGACCCACGGGTACCCGTGGCCGGTCCGCCTGCAGGTGACCTACGAGCTGACGGCGGGCGGCCTGCGCGTGACCGCCGAGGCGACCAACCTGGGCACGACGACTGCGCCGTACGGCATCGGGTTCCACCCGTGGTTGTCCCCGGGCGACGGCAGCGTGGACGACTGCACGCTGCAGGTGGACGCCGCGCGGCACGTGACGATCGACGACCGCATGCTGCCGACCGGCACGGAGCGGGTCTCGGGCGACTACGACCTGCGGTCCCCGCGCCCGCTGGCGGGGCTCGCCCTCGACGACGCGTGGATCGACCTCGACCGCGACGCCGACGGGCTGTCCTGGATCCGACTGGGCGGCTCCGACGGGCGCACCGTGGCCATGTGGGCGGACGGCGCAGCCCGTGCCTGGCAGGTCTGCACCGGCGACACCGTGGCGCTCATCCAGCGCCGGGGCGTGGCCGCGGAGCCGATGACGTGCATCGCCGACGCGTTCCGCACCGGCAACGACCTGGTGCAGCTGGCACCCGGCGCCACGCACGTGATCACCTGGGGCCTGACCCTCGTCTGA
- a CDS encoding M15 family metallopeptidase, whose amino-acid sequence MSRPPTRRSLREAERRSATSGAQPQVAPPGVSAPGGPTAHQVPSWAHHGPVAPSSRPAHSPAPAPVPRPVPAPVSRPAPAPATEALTAVPQVTAAAPARSAWSTSPRVPATQPAPATAKQAPASAPQAPARAEVAPAPDQSSAARVASPTASRPAPKPDRPVHPRVEDVPELAGVPHGSIRRTPRPTRAAARLGVLGVLAGITVVIPVTQGLVAGPVAFGSDALADSSLPSTVSALAGASLSALPPTSLASTDGALQARGLAAASRAEERSALPGCDGSLRAAGQNGLLRTADLCTLWDNHTQLRADAAVSLAEFNQAFAARFGGDLCLSSGYRTLAAQRSVKAQKGGLAAAPGKSNHGWGLAIDLCQDQTSGVKWRWINENGPAYGWENPAWAQPGGSGPFERWHWEYTKGVQADGEYYDS is encoded by the coding sequence GTGTCGAGGCCCCCGACCCGTCGCAGCCTGCGCGAGGCCGAGCGGCGGTCCGCGACGAGCGGCGCACAGCCCCAGGTCGCGCCCCCAGGGGTATCCGCTCCGGGCGGCCCCACCGCCCACCAGGTGCCGTCCTGGGCGCACCACGGTCCCGTCGCCCCGAGCTCGCGCCCGGCGCACAGCCCGGCTCCCGCCCCGGTGCCGCGCCCCGTACCCGCCCCGGTCTCGCGCCCGGCTCCCGCCCCGGCCACCGAGGCCCTCACGGCCGTCCCGCAGGTCACCGCTGCCGCGCCCGCCCGCTCCGCGTGGTCCACCTCTCCGCGGGTGCCGGCCACCCAGCCCGCGCCGGCCACTGCGAAGCAGGCGCCGGCCAGCGCACCGCAGGCGCCGGCCCGCGCCGAGGTCGCCCCGGCGCCCGACCAGTCGTCGGCCGCCCGCGTCGCGTCGCCCACCGCCTCGCGGCCCGCACCGAAGCCCGACCGGCCGGTCCACCCCAGGGTGGAGGACGTCCCCGAGCTCGCCGGCGTCCCGCACGGCAGCATCCGCCGCACACCCCGCCCCACCCGCGCGGCCGCCCGGCTCGGCGTGCTGGGCGTCCTCGCCGGCATCACGGTCGTCATCCCGGTCACCCAGGGCCTCGTGGCCGGCCCGGTGGCCTTCGGCTCCGACGCGCTGGCCGACTCCAGCCTCCCGAGCACCGTCTCGGCGCTCGCCGGCGCGTCGCTGTCCGCGCTGCCGCCCACGTCGCTGGCCTCCACGGACGGCGCCCTGCAGGCGCGCGGCCTGGCCGCCGCGAGCCGGGCGGAGGAGCGTTCCGCGCTCCCCGGCTGCGACGGCTCGCTGCGTGCCGCCGGGCAGAACGGTCTGCTCCGGACGGCGGACCTGTGCACGCTGTGGGACAACCACACGCAGCTGCGGGCCGACGCGGCGGTCTCCCTGGCCGAGTTCAACCAGGCGTTCGCCGCGCGGTTCGGCGGCGACCTGTGCCTGTCCAGCGGCTATCGCACGCTCGCGGCCCAGCGGTCGGTGAAGGCGCAGAAGGGCGGCCTCGCCGCGGCCCCCGGCAAGAGCAACCACGGCTGGGGCCTCGCGATCGACCTCTGCCAGGACCAGACGTCCGGCGTGAAGTGGCGCTGGATCAACGAGAACGGCCCGGCCTACGGCTGGGAGAACCCCGCGTGGGCGCAGCCGGGTGGCAGCGGCCCGTTCGAGCGGTGGCACTGGGAGTACACCAAGGGCGTCCAGGCCGACGGCGAGTACTACGACAGCTGA
- a CDS encoding CpaF family protein, with the protein MDGVAILETEVRELIRRRGLDPVRDRPGVVALVSDAIADYDERSVVGAVPPLVDAVAAHKAVVDAVAGLGPLQKYLDDPEVEEIWINSPTQVFVARRGEAELTTTMLTDGQVRDLVEKMLKVSGRRLDLSSPFVDASLPGGERLHAVIPDVTRRHWSVNIRKYVVPATSLDDLVALGTVSPHAAAFLAAAVRAGLNVLVSGGTQAGKTTMLNALAGAIPARERVITCEEVFELRLVARDWVAMQCRQPSLEGTGEIPLRRLVKEALRMRPSRLLVGEVREAEALDLLIALNAGVPAMCTIHANSAREALTKLCTLPLLAGENVSDRFVVPTVASAVDLVVHLDIDGNGRRLVREVVAVPGRVEQGIVETADVFHARDAHLVRADGYPPHPERFARAGIDLPALLRGRT; encoded by the coding sequence GTGGACGGGGTGGCGATCCTCGAGACCGAGGTGCGCGAGCTGATCCGCCGCCGCGGTCTGGACCCCGTGCGGGACCGCCCCGGCGTGGTCGCCCTGGTCTCGGACGCGATCGCCGACTACGACGAGCGGTCGGTCGTCGGCGCCGTCCCGCCTCTGGTCGACGCGGTCGCCGCGCACAAGGCGGTGGTGGATGCGGTCGCGGGGCTGGGTCCGCTGCAGAAGTACCTCGACGACCCCGAGGTCGAGGAGATCTGGATCAACTCGCCCACGCAGGTGTTCGTCGCGCGCCGCGGCGAGGCCGAGCTCACCACGACCATGCTCACGGACGGCCAGGTGCGGGACCTGGTGGAGAAGATGCTCAAGGTCTCGGGGCGTCGGCTGGACCTGTCGAGCCCGTTCGTGGACGCGAGCCTGCCCGGCGGTGAGCGGCTGCACGCGGTGATCCCGGACGTCACGCGGCGGCACTGGTCGGTGAACATCCGCAAGTACGTGGTGCCGGCGACCTCGCTGGACGACCTCGTCGCCCTGGGGACGGTGTCCCCGCACGCGGCCGCGTTCCTGGCGGCGGCCGTCCGCGCGGGCCTGAACGTGCTGGTCTCCGGGGGCACCCAGGCGGGCAAGACCACCATGCTCAACGCCCTCGCGGGAGCCATCCCGGCGCGGGAGCGCGTGATCACGTGCGAGGAGGTCTTCGAGCTGCGGCTCGTCGCGCGCGACTGGGTCGCCATGCAGTGCCGCCAGCCCAGCCTGGAGGGCACCGGGGAGATCCCGCTGCGCCGGCTGGTCAAGGAGGCGCTGCGGATGCGGCCGAGCCGGCTGCTGGTCGGCGAGGTGCGCGAGGCGGAGGCGCTCGACCTGCTGATCGCGCTGAACGCGGGCGTGCCGGCGATGTGCACCATCCACGCGAACTCCGCACGGGAGGCGCTGACCAAGCTGTGCACGCTGCCGTTGCTCGCCGGGGAGAACGTGTCGGACCGGTTCGTCGTGCCGACGGTCGCCTCCGCGGTGGACCTCGTCGTGCACCTGGACATCGACGGCAACGGACGTCGGCTGGTGCGTGAGGTCGTGGCGGTGCCCGGCCGGGTCGAGCAGGGCATCGTGGAGACCGCCGACGTCTTCCACGCACGCGACGCCCACCTGGTCCGCGCCGACGGCTACCCGCCGCACCCCGAACGCTTCGCCCGCGCCGGGATCGACCT